A stretch of the Vigna radiata var. radiata cultivar VC1973A chromosome 7, Vradiata_ver6, whole genome shotgun sequence genome encodes the following:
- the LOC106769513 gene encoding random slug protein 5, protein MFLLRRQGQNQLENDSSKQDTKVNELRAAVGPLSGRRLLYCTDACLRRYLEARNWNVDKAKKMLEETLKWRATYKPEEIRWAEVAHEGETGKVSRANFRDRLGRTVLIMRPGMQNTTSAEDNIRHLVYLLENAILNLQEGQEQMSWLIDFTGLSMNTSISVKTARDIIHILQNHYPERLAIAFLYNPPRIFQAFWKAVRFFLDPKTVQKVKFVYPNNKDSVELMQSLFDLDNLPSEFGGKTSLMYDHEEFSRLMTEDDVKTAKFWGLDQKPFNPPKKGHAGAEVAPEPVSVETVGS, encoded by the exons ATGTTCCTTCTTAGAAGGCAAGGCCAAAATCAGCTGGAGAATGATTCCTCAAAACAAGATACAAAG GTGAATGAACTCAGGGCTGCTGTTGGGCCCCTCTCTGGTCGTCGACTACTGTATTGCACAGATGCATGTCTAAGGAGATATTTAGAAGCAAGGAATTGGAATGTtgataaagcaaagaaaatgctGGAGGAAACACTCAAGTGGAGGGCAACTTATAAGCCAGAAGAAATCCGTTGG GCTGAAGTAGCACATGAGGGTGAGACAGGTAAAGTATCCAGAGCTAACTTTCGTGATCGACTTGGGAGGACTGTGCTTATTATGAGGCCAGGAATGCAG AACACAACATCAGCTGAAGATAATATCAGGCATTTAGTCTATCTATTGGAAAATGCTATCCTAAATCTTCAGGAAGGTCAAGAACAAATGTCGTGGTTGATAGACTTCACAGGATTATCAATGAATACAAGTATTTCTGTTAAAACAGCTCGTGATATTATTCACATTTTACAAAATCACTATCCAGAAAGGCTTGCTATTGCTTTCCTGTACAATCCACCAAGAATATTTCAGGCTTTCTGGAAG GCCGTGAGGTTTTTCCTGGATCCGAAGACAGTCCAGAAGGTGAAGTTTGTTTATCCTAATAATAAGGACAGTGTGGAACTAATGCAATCACTCTTCGACCTAGATAACCTTCCAAGTGAATTTGGAGGGAAAACAAGTTTAATGTATGACCATGAAGAGTTCTCACGGTTGATGACTGAGGATGATGTGAAAACTGCTAAGTTCTGGGGACTTGACCAGAAACCTTTCAACCCTCCTAAGAAAGGGCATGCTGGAGCAGAGGTGGCACCAGAACCTGTGTCTGTTGAGACAGTAGGTAGTTAG
- the LOC106767597 gene encoding EEF1A lysine methyltransferase 3, which produces MATQENEEDQIINPFTMLLLEDHDKHGTSTTLHEAAPNHHLLQNHFLSSIQSTLTIRQLPSEGLSFQLWPAATSLVSLLDRYRADPSSSPLSAALNGRFRILELGSGTGIVGIVAAATLGGHVTLTDLPHVVPNLKFNADANAGVVRPRGGELTVAPLRWGHADDVEAIGRNFDLIVASDVVYHDHLYEPLLETLRLMMLTEGARKEKMMFLMAHMRRWKKESAFFKKAKKYFHVDVLHTDPPCDGSRVGVVVYRFVGKS; this is translated from the coding sequence ATGGCCACTCAAGAAAACGAGGAAGACCAGATAATAAACCCCTTCACAATGCTCCTCCTAGAGGATCACGACAAACACGGAACCTCCACTACCCTACACGAGGCTGCACCCAATCACCACCTGCTCCAGAATCATTTTCTCTCTTCGATTCAATCGACGCTCACCATTCGTCAGCTACCTTCCGAGGGTCTCTCCTTCCAGCTCTGGCCCGCCGCCACCTCTCTCGTCTCCCTACTCGATCGCTATCGTGCTGACCCTTCATCCAGCCCTCTCTCCGCCGCGCTCAACGGCCGTTTCAGGATCCTCGAGCTCGGTTCCGGCACGGGCATAGTTGGAATCGTAGCCGCCGCAACTCTTGGCGGCCACGTGACCCTGACGGACCTTCCTCATGTAGTTCCCAATCTGAAATTCAACGCGGACGCTAACGCGGGGGTGGTGAGGCCCAGAGGCGGGGAATTAACAGTTGCGCCTCTGAGGTGGGGCCACGCTGATGACGTGGAAGCGATCGGACGGAATTTCGATCTTATTGTAGCGTCGGATGTAGTGTATCACGATCATCTTTATGAGCCTCTGCTCGAAACCCTGCGTTTGATGATGCTAACAGAAGGTGCGCGGAAGGAGAAGATGATGTTTTTGATGGCCCATATGAGAAGGTGGAAGAAAGAATCGGCATTTTTTAAGAAGGCAAAAAAGTACTTTCATGTTGATGTTTTGCATACTGATCCTCCTTGTGATGGATCTAGGGTTGGCGTTGTTGTTTACCGTTTCGTTGGGAAGAGTTAG